TGAGGTTGATAGCATTCAAATTCAATTTAATAATACAGTGTTAGAATATTTAACAGAGCAAGGAGCGGATAGGTCATCAGCAGATGACTTATCTGCTCCCTTTTTGGTTTTAATTGCTATTTAGTATGATTCTACAAGTATAGCTAAACGTGGATTTTAGTTAGGATAATCCATTTGATAATCGAAGTGATTATCAAATGATGAAATGGCATATTGAAAATAACTAATAAGGAGGGGAAAGTGATCGATAGTAGTAAACTAGATAGCTCTTGCTTCAACGGAGCATATAAAGATTTTGTTGAGTTAATTGGCTATAAAAATACGTTAAGCGTATATAACTATTTCGCTGGTCAATATGTGACCTTTCCTAAGCGTTTGTTATCAGAAGATTTTTTGCACGAGCAAATCATTAAAGAGTTTGATGGGACAAACGCTAAAGAGTTAGCACGGAAATATGATTATTCTTATAGTTGGATTATGAAAATACTAAAAAGAAACTCGTATAAAGACACAATACGATAATGCCTTTTAGTAGGTTATGCAGTGAAAAATAAAATTGGGGGGAAGTTATATGTCGTTTTTCGGAGATATGATGAACAAAGGTCTTAACAACCTGAGAGATACGCAGGACAGCATGAAAGCTGAAGTGGAGAGGTTAGAATTTTATTCTGATGAAGAGCTGAAAAGGATTGCTACTGATACATCTACTGGCAATTCAACAAATGCTAAAAATAGAAGAACAGCCGCAAGAATGGTGTTAAAACAACGTGGATATTAATTGCAGGAGGAAGAACGATGGTCAATTCTTTTCAGCTCAATGAAAGCGGATATGGCAAGTGCAGATGCTGTCTAAAAAAGAAATTTGTTTCTGAGTTAAGAACCTGCCCAGCATGTGATTATTTCACCTGCAATACATGTTTCAAGGGACAGATATGTAAAAAATGTTCTAAGTAGATTACGAATTTATATAAAGCTGTGATATCAAGGTCAGGCTTTGATTGCACAGCTTTTTAATTTAATACGATCACTAAAAACTCTAAGATGATTGAATTTATAAACCGTACATGAAGGGATGGATTTACTTGAAGTTTTTTAGAAAAATGTTATTACCGATTACTTTTGTTTTCTTTATTTATGGCTGTAGCAATGCTAA
The genomic region above belongs to Lysinibacillus sp. FSL W8-0992 and contains:
- a CDS encoding Mor transcription activator family protein, whose translation is MIDSSKLDSSCFNGAYKDFVELIGYKNTLSVYNYFAGQYVTFPKRLLSEDFLHEQIIKEFDGTNAKELARKYDYSYSWIMKILKRNSYKDTIR